A single window of Selenomonas sputigena DNA harbors:
- a CDS encoding TIGR03986 family CRISPR-associated RAMP protein produces MADDWREKLAKGFGRDVPEEKEEKKDWGAAYEKAESRRPRRGGERRGGERRGGYGGGRGNQGSSRGGRGYGGQGGGYRGQGGYGGQGGYRGQGGGASPRPKTTEPASAPYNFVSLPEAIVPAPLDQGLDWHKMEEKERLRLYRKYVCEDGAKSGRIELSLETLTPLFIGSGSSGDTNEFFSPTGEPIVPGSTLRGFIKHMVRMVSGGAMRPGAEFTERHLYSRALADSLASFRDYYKERMVENITVSKTTDDGKTIEVAKSVSKANAGFLIAVQGKYYVCPADKESLKIPRGEEQNRAEIRWHHKEQSADVITGRSPQKKYIYFRISKADWSKERRLPVPESVLKGYREDKSRGRFDLLANGLKRREAAGFTHDAEISFCAPCFYMAEGGVVQHFGHGRYYRIPYEKSIADHVPAALQKDTIDFADAIFGCKALWAGRVIFEDAVLQGTANQLAPSRSHPLMTPNPTSFQLYLKQTGKEPQHWDSDAPIRGYKLYWHQKASADSWRLDPEHDKVVKGTQEIRPIAAGAHFSGSIRFKNLRPEELGALLEVFSLGADGEDICFKIGQGKSLGLGSVRLKARLLLEDTEEQFAGLFTDGAWRESLEESTGEECLSAFRRWREEHLGEGKESFEKSMKELRCLLDWNKTSLPKWQEKTAMMRIGDRSDTRFKDRVILKSALDFAR; encoded by the coding sequence ATGGCAGACGATTGGAGAGAAAAACTTGCCAAAGGATTCGGCAGGGATGTCCCAGAGGAAAAAGAGGAAAAGAAGGACTGGGGCGCCGCCTATGAGAAGGCGGAAAGCCGCCGCCCGAGACGCGGCGGCGAAAGGCGTGGCGGCGAAAGGCGCGGCGGCTATGGCGGCGGACGCGGAAACCAAGGCAGCAGCCGTGGCGGGCGCGGCTACGGCGGGCAGGGCGGCGGCTATCGCGGGCAAGGCGGCTACGGCGGGCAGGGCGGTTATCGCGGACAGGGCGGCGGCGCATCGCCGCGCCCCAAGACGACGGAGCCTGCGAGCGCACCCTACAACTTCGTATCATTGCCCGAGGCCATCGTGCCCGCGCCGCTCGACCAGGGACTCGACTGGCACAAGATGGAGGAGAAGGAACGCCTTCGCCTCTACCGCAAATATGTATGCGAGGACGGCGCGAAGAGCGGACGCATCGAACTTTCCCTTGAGACGCTGACCCCGCTCTTCATCGGCAGCGGCAGCAGCGGCGATACGAACGAATTCTTCTCGCCGACGGGCGAGCCGATCGTGCCGGGCAGCACGCTGCGCGGCTTCATCAAGCACATGGTGCGCATGGTATCGGGCGGCGCGATGCGTCCGGGCGCGGAATTCACCGAGCGCCACCTGTACTCGCGCGCGCTCGCTGACAGCCTCGCCAGCTTCCGCGACTACTACAAGGAGCGCATGGTGGAAAACATCACCGTCTCAAAAACGACCGATGACGGCAAGACCATCGAGGTCGCAAAATCCGTTTCCAAGGCGAATGCGGGATTCCTCATCGCCGTGCAGGGTAAATACTACGTTTGCCCCGCCGACAAGGAGAGCCTGAAGATTCCGCGCGGCGAAGAGCAGAACCGCGCCGAGATTCGCTGGCATCACAAGGAGCAGAGCGCCGACGTCATCACGGGACGCTCGCCGCAGAAGAAGTACATCTACTTCCGCATAAGCAAGGCGGATTGGAGCAAGGAGCGCCGCCTGCCCGTGCCCGAAAGCGTCCTCAAAGGCTACCGCGAGGACAAGAGCCGCGGACGCTTCGACCTCCTCGCCAACGGACTCAAGCGCAGGGAAGCGGCAGGCTTCACGCACGATGCCGAAATCAGCTTCTGCGCCCCATGCTTCTACATGGCGGAAGGCGGCGTCGTGCAGCATTTCGGTCACGGGCGCTACTACCGCATCCCCTACGAGAAATCCATCGCCGACCATGTGCCTGCGGCGCTTCAAAAGGATACGATCGACTTCGCCGACGCCATCTTCGGCTGCAAGGCGCTTTGGGCGGGGCGCGTCATCTTCGAAGACGCCGTGCTCCAAGGCACGGCCAATCAGCTCGCGCCGTCGCGCTCCCATCCGCTGATGACGCCGAACCCCACATCCTTCCAGCTCTATCTGAAGCAGACAGGAAAAGAGCCGCAGCACTGGGACAGTGATGCGCCGATCCGCGGCTACAAGCTCTACTGGCATCAGAAGGCGAGCGCCGACTCATGGCGGCTCGACCCCGAGCATGACAAGGTCGTCAAGGGCACGCAGGAAATCCGTCCGATCGCCGCCGGCGCACATTTTTCCGGCTCTATCCGCTTTAAGAACCTGCGCCCCGAAGAACTCGGCGCTCTGCTCGAAGTCTTCTCTCTCGGCGCGGACGGCGAGGACATCTGCTTCAAGATCGGGCAGGGAAAATCCCTCGGCCTCGGCTCGGTGCGCCTCAAGGCGCGTCTCCTGCTCGAAGACACGGAAGAACAGTTCGCGGGACTCTTCACGGACGGCGCATGGCGCGAAAGCCTAGAAGAGAGTACAGGCGAAGAATGCCTCTCCGCCTTCCGCCGGTGGCGCGAAGAGCATCTGGGTGAAGGAAAAGAATCCTTCGAGAAGAGCATGAAAGAGCTTCGCTGCCTGCTCGACTGGAACAAGACGAGCCTTCCCAAGTGGCAGGAAAAGACCGCTATGATGCGCATCGGCGACAGGAGCGACACGCGCTTCAAGGATCGCGTGATCTTGAAGAGCGCACTCG
- the csx19 gene encoding CRISPR-associated protein Csx19, with product MKNTDFSAPLKIVGLSSEKTAGLCVDLSEQALEEALRTHMKEDALLIVWQFHRIVWGRWQAGAIHLADDSALDTSLIGEMRAFNETEELHLVKKRGKFRGRYIFDKDGDGTEVVDSAAPLWGERTACADGYVTLADAGRGLSLTVPTEKEGERFALVTRCYIGYDPETQQAGYEDMRYKTVVPLEEG from the coding sequence ATGAAGAACACGGATTTCAGCGCTCCGCTCAAGATCGTCGGCCTCTCCTCCGAAAAGACGGCGGGGCTTTGCGTCGACCTTTCCGAGCAGGCGCTCGAAGAAGCGCTCAGAACGCACATGAAGGAGGACGCGCTTCTCATCGTCTGGCAATTTCATCGCATTGTCTGGGGGCGTTGGCAGGCGGGAGCGATCCATCTCGCCGACGACAGCGCACTCGACACCTCGCTCATCGGGGAGATGCGCGCCTTCAACGAGACGGAGGAACTGCATCTTGTGAAAAAGCGCGGCAAGTTCCGCGGCCGCTACATCTTTGACAAGGACGGCGACGGCACGGAAGTCGTCGACAGCGCCGCGCCGCTCTGGGGCGAGCGCACGGCGTGCGCGGACGGCTATGTGACGCTCGCCGATGCGGGGCGCGGCCTCTCTCTGACCGTTCCCACTGAGAAAGAGGGGGAGCGCTTCGCTCTCGTCACGCGCTGCTACATCGGCTACGATCCCGAGACGCAGCAGGCGGGCTACGAGGATATGCGCTACAAGACGGTCGTTCCGCTGGAGGAGGGATAA